Below is a genomic region from Longimicrobium sp..
CAGAGGGTGGTGGTGGTGCACAGCTCCGTCAGGCACGGCGCGATGCTCGGGCACCCGAGCGTGCAGTCGCAGTTCGTCTCGCAGAAGGTCATCGCCGTGGCGGGAGGACAGTTGCGCGTCGGGGCGTGCGCGGCGACGGTGCCACGCGCGTCCGGCGCCTCGTCGCTGACGAACGAGTCCACGCGCAGGGTGTCGGCATCCAGCTTCAGCTTTCGCATCTGGGCTCCTTGGAAGGATGGGGAATCGCCGCCCGGTCAGCTGGTGGTGCACGGCACGGTGTTGCATCCCAGCGTGCAGTCGCAGTTGGTCTCGCAGAACGTCATCCCGGTGGCCGGGCAGGTGGGGTTGCGCGTGGCCAGCGCGTGCGCGGCCACGGTGCCGCGCGCGTCCGCCGCATCGTCGCTCGCGGCGAACGATTCCACGCGCAGGATGTCGGGATTCAGCTTCAGCTTTCGCATCTTCCCCTCGTTTCTCGATTTGGCGTGAGTGGAGGCGCTCCGCTCAGTGGATGGTGCATTGGGGAATGCTGGCGGCGCAGCCGAGCGTGCAGTCTCTGTGGTCCTGTCTCCCCCTAGCAGATGCAGGCGCTGTCGATCGTCTGGCAGAAGCAGGCGGCGGGACCGCTGCAGCTGCCGTCGCCGGTGCACGGGCGCGGTACGACGGAGACCGCCTGCCCCTGCACGGTGCCGCGCGCCAGGGACGTGCCCTCGACAGCGAACGACTCGACGCGCAGGTTGCCGAGGTCCAGCTGGATCTTGCGCATGGGATGGTTCCTTTGCGGAGAAGGGTGAAAACGCGGAGCCCGGCGCCGCCGCCGGGCTCCGCCCATGGCTCAACAGTTCTTCACCGAGTCGCAGATGCAGGCCACGTCGCCGCTGCAGCTGTCGGTGCCGGTGCAGACGTCGGTGTACTGGCAGCAGATCCCGGTGACGGTCCATTCCTGCCCTTCCACCGTCCCGCGCCCCTTCCCCGCGCCGTCGACGGTGAAGGACTCGACCTGCAGCTCGTTGAGATCCAGCTGGATCTTCCGCATCGTGCTCTCCGGATGGGGATGGTGGACGCCGCGTACGAACGTTTGTCGAACTGCGCGACTGGGCTGAAAAGAAGTGGGATGAGGCGTTTCGGGCAAGGTTCCCGGTCGAAGTGTGGCCGGAATGGAGAAGATAAGGGGCTGAGGATCGGGAAGATGATGACGATGCATGGAGGCGCCGATGGCTGAGCCTCTCCGCCGCCGCGCGGGCGGGACGGCGCTGCTGGCCGCCGCGGTGGCGGTCGTGCTGCTCTGGCTGGTGCTGTATCCCAACCTGTTCGTGCTGGGCGACAGCCTCCTGGACCACGGGCGGGTGACCGCGGCGCACTACGCGCGCTTCTTCGGCAGCGCGTCGGAGCTGCGGGCGCTGTGGAACAGCGTGTGGATCTCCCTGGCCAGCGTGGTCCTCTCCGCGCTGGTGGGCGTGCCGCTGGCCTTCCTCTTCGCGCGGCGCGACTTCCCCGGGCGGCGGGTGCTGGGCGGGCTGGCTGCGATGCCGGTGCTGCTGCCGCCGCTGGTGGGCACCATCTCCTTCCTCTTCCTCTACGGCGAGACGGGGTTCCTGACGCGAGGCGTGCAGGCGGCGCTGGGGCTGGCCGAGCCGCCGTGGCGGCTGGACGGCGCGTGGGCCGTGCTGCTGGTGCACGCGTACACCATGTACGTCTACTTCTACCTCTTCGTCAGCGCGGGATTGGCGCGGCTGGACGCGGGCTACGCCGAGGCCGCGGCCGCGCTGGGCGCCGGGGGGTGGACCACGCTGCGCCGCGTGACGCTGCCGATGCTGGCGCCCGCGCTGGGCGGCGCGTCGCTGCTGGTGTTCATGACCTCGATGGCGTCGTTCAGCGCGCCGTACGTGTTCGGCGGCGGCTTCCGCGTGCTGACCACGCAGCTCTACGCGACGAAGCTGAACGGCGACGCCGGCCTGGTCGCCGTCGAGGCGGTGGTGCTGGCGCTGGTCTCGCTCGCCTTCCTCGTCCCCCTGCAGCGGTACGAGGCGGCGCGCGACTACACCGGCGCGTCCAAGGGCCTCGCCGTCGCGCCGCCGGCGGAGTCGGGGCGCGGATGGGTGATGACGCTGGCCGCGGCGGCGTTCGTCGGCTTCCTGCTGCTGCCGCACCTGACCGTGCTGCTGGTCTCCTTCGTCCCCGAGGGCACCTGGACCACGCAGGCGCTGCCGCCCGTCTACTCCGCCGAGCCCTACCGGCGGATGTTCAGCGACGCCGAGACGCTGCGCCCCGTGCTCAACTCGCTGCGCATGGCCACGGTGGCAACGCTGGCGAACGTCGCGTTCGCGTTCGCCGCCGCCTACCTGCTGGCGCGGACGCGGGTGCGGGGGAAGGGGCTCGTCTCCGCGCTGGTGGCGCTCCCATGGGCGCTGCCGGGAACGGTGCTGGCCATCGCGCTGGCGTCGACCTTCAGCGTGAACCGGCCGCTGGCGGGGCGATTCGTGCTGGTGGGAACCTTCGCGATCCTGCCGCTGGCGTACTTCATCCGCAACATCCCGCTGGTCACGCGCGCGGCGCTGTCGTCGTTCCGCCAGCTCGACCCGTCGCTCGAGGAGGCGGCCGCGTCGCTCGGCGCCGGCCCCGCGACGGCGATGCGGCGCGTGGTGCTGCCGCTGGTGCTGCCGGGGCTGATGGCGGGGGCGCTGCTGGCGTTCGTCAACGCGCTGGGCGAGTTCGTCGCGTCGATCCTGCTCTACACCAACCGCACGCGCCCCATCAGCATGGAGATGCTGTCGCAGCTGCGCGCCTTCGACTTCGGCGGCGCCTCGGCGTACGGCGTGCTGCTGATCATCCTCGTCGCCCTCGTCTTCGCCACCGGGTATCGGAATGTGGTGGAGGGGAGATAACGAGCTTCCGGCAGCGAACATGGCCGCGGCCGCAGACGGCCCCCTCCCCCCGACCCCCTCCCCCGCTGCGCAGGGGCGGGGGAGCACTCAGTGCCGAATCAGGCGGCCGCACTGAGGTCTCCCCTCCCCCATCCCTCCCCCCTCGTGGGGGAGGGGCCGGGGGTGGGGGGGAGCCGGCGGCCGCGCCAGCGCCCGCTCCCGCCCTGTCAAACTCCCGCCGGCTCGCGCGTCTCATCCTGAGCACGCGAAAACGGTTGTCGCGCGACATCTTCCCGTAGACGCTGGCGCGGGGGATGCGACGTGGGTCCGCAGGCGCAACACACCTCGGAGCGGCGGATGAGATCGGTCCGAACCCTCACACTCGCGCTGGCGACGCTGGCGTCCGCGCATGCGGCGGCGCAGGCGCCGGTGGTGCTCGCGGCCGGGCGGGCGCAGCCGGGGCGCGCGGACTCGGCGCGGGTGCTGCGCGACGCACGGCGCGCGCAGGCGGCGTTCGAGCGCGTCCGCTTCACCCATCTCCCGTGGACGATGGACAGCGGGGCGGGCGGCGCGGGCACATGTGACGAGATCGTCGGCCGCTTCTGCATCTGGAAGACGGACACGGAGGAGGACTGGAAGGTGCCGCCCGAGCACGCCGAGGTCGTGCGCGAGCGGGATTCGCTGATCGCCGACCTCGACCGCGCCGCCGCCGCGTCGCCGGGGGATGCGTGGGTGGCGGGGCAGCGCGTCCGCTACCTCGTCGAGGCAGGACGCCACGCCGACGCTGCCCGCGCCGCGCGCGAGTGCCGCGCGGAGCGGTGGTGGTGCCTGGCGCTGGAGGGCTACGCCTCGCACGGCGCGCGCGACTACAGCGCGGCGGAGGCCTCGTTCGCGGCCGCGCTCGCCGCGATGCCGGCGGACGCGCGGCGCGAGTGGGACGCGCTCACGCCGGTACTCGCGGACGGGGAGGCGCGCGCGCTGCGGCGCATGGCCGCACCGGAGCGCGATTCGATCCTTCGGCGCCTGTGGTGGCTGGCCGACCCGCTGTGGATGGAGCCGGGGAACGACCGGCTGACGGAGCACTTCGCGCGCCTCGTCTTCGACCGCCTGCAGGACCGCGCGCGGACCTCGGACGGCATCTTCTGGGCGTACGACCTGGCGGAGATCCTGGCGCGCTGGGGCCAGCCGAGCGGGTGGGAGCGCGTGCGGCCGCGCTTCGGGCAGGGCTCCCTTTCGTCCGTCATCACCCACTACCATCCGAGCTTCGAGTTCCTGCCGAGCGTGGCGATGGCGCGCGACCCGCTGGCCATCCGCGCGGAGCAGTGGAAGATGGACGAGCGCGGCGCGCACTCGCTGTACGCGCCGCCGGGGATCCGCCGCTTCTGGCGCCTGCCGCACCAAGTGGCCGCCTTCCGCCGCGGCGCCGACGCCGAGATCGTGGCCGCGTTCGAGATGGACCGCGACAGCATTCCCGCGCGCCCGAGCATCGACGCGGGGGTGGTGCTGATGCGCGACCCCGGCGCCGCTCC
It encodes:
- a CDS encoding iron ABC transporter permease gives rise to the protein MAEPLRRRAGGTALLAAAVAVVLLWLVLYPNLFVLGDSLLDHGRVTAAHYARFFGSASELRALWNSVWISLASVVLSALVGVPLAFLFARRDFPGRRVLGGLAAMPVLLPPLVGTISFLFLYGETGFLTRGVQAALGLAEPPWRLDGAWAVLLVHAYTMYVYFYLFVSAGLARLDAGYAEAAAALGAGGWTTLRRVTLPMLAPALGGASLLVFMTSMASFSAPYVFGGGFRVLTTQLYATKLNGDAGLVAVEAVVLALVSLAFLVPLQRYEAARDYTGASKGLAVAPPAESGRGWVMTLAAAAFVGFLLLPHLTVLLVSFVPEGTWTTQALPPVYSAEPYRRMFSDAETLRPVLNSLRMATVATLANVAFAFAAAYLLARTRVRGKGLVSALVALPWALPGTVLAIALASTFSVNRPLAGRFVLVGTFAILPLAYFIRNIPLVTRAALSSFRQLDPSLEEAAASLGAGPATAMRRVVLPLVLPGLMAGALLAFVNALGEFVASILLYTNRTRPISMEMLSQLRAFDFGGASAYGVLLIILVALVFATGYRNVVEGR